A genomic window from Lycium barbarum isolate Lr01 chromosome 4, ASM1917538v2, whole genome shotgun sequence includes:
- the LOC132634818 gene encoding protein SPA1-RELATED 2 isoform X1 — protein sequence MDEAIDEAIGDEVNGLDAIDVRQLRGKESDYTLRSGNSNMLQSHEVVTLGEGDHYQSTPNLFTDTLDGKNLDRIGSSEHASASPRCMNDTGVMVEELTLRNYNGKNLAVVGTLGNKETMQITPNQWFYHLAGGSACASSHGEAAYRDRCRTSSGLWEEEGDTLFTGLLNQNQKTLNESHNLDGENLQNNGDKAVSNSVLPSSEGIRTKILSKSGFSEYIVKSTLKGKGVICKTQLPRISASESQGQIHRQCPNASSTIASVDAFVSPFQGISEMGCSVNPNGYQDGIGLRERLKAGVYKLNKDEGLYIFKQVVALVDFAHSQGIIVQDLRPSCFKLLHSNQVVYIGASVRTQLTEGVSQSEHNQKERSSAGKTISSLIDPCVKKQKLSEDTHLKRKWPQYPFNSGHKSAGTNTKLNAAQGYGDDSNEKDCLKTEPNAPSKFRKPQLSIMSKPLLTSMSLKLEEKWYTSPEQFSGGGRTFSSNIYCLGVLLFELLSSFDCERSHAAAMLDLRHRILPSCFLSEHPKEAGFCLWLLHPEPSARPSTREILQSEVIAGIKELPGDVSLSSIHEEESESELLLDFLMSLKDQKQKNVTKLVEELKCIEADVQEVQRRQRSKASCPPSHQEFLVSWENRFIQKGASSSDVYPKLPPICEDETRLIKNIRQLESAYFSMRSNIQPSDDVAMVRRTEEIFNNQENFVLTGNNKEKYRPTDRVGEFFDGFCKYGRYSKFRVRGMLRNADLNNSANVICSLSFDRDEEYLAAGGVSKKIKVFEYQALFNDSVDIHYPIIEMPNKSKLSCICWNNYIRNYLAATDYDGAVKLWDVSTGQAFSHLTEHNERAWSVDFSRVDPTKLVSGSDDHLVKLWSINEKNSVCTIRNKANVCCVQFSPDSSHFLAYSSADYKTYCYDLRNTSVPWCILAGHEKAVSYAKFLDAETLISASTDNSLKIWDLNKTNSSGYSADSCVLTLKGHTNEKNFVGLSVNNGYITCGSETNEVFTYYKSLPMPITSHQFGSIDPISGKETDDDNGQFVSSVCWRQKSNTVLAANSSGCIKLLEMV from the exons ATGGATGAAGCTATTGATGAAGCTATTGGTGATGAGGTGAATGGACTGGATGCCATTGATGTTAGACAACTTCGAGGTAAGGAGAGTGACTATACTTTGAGGTCTGGGAACTCCAATATGCTGCAATCACATGAAGTGGTCACACTTGGTGAGGGTGATCACTACCAAAGTACTCCCAATTTGTTTACAGATACTCTCGACGGAAAGAATCTGGACAGGATTGGATCTTCAGAACATGCAAGTGCTAGTCCCCGTTGTATGAATGATACTGGAGTCATGGTTGAAGAATTGACGCTGAGAAACTACAATGGGAAAAACTTGGCTGTAGTTGGTACCTTGGGTAATAAGGAAACAATGCAGATTACGCCAAACCAGTGGTTTTATCATCTAGCAGGTGGATCTGCATGTGCAAGCTCACATGGGGAAGCTGCCTATAGAGACAGATGTAGGACATCATCAGGTCTCTGGGAGGAAGAGGGAGATACATTGTTTACCGGACTTCTGAATCAGAATCAGAAAACATTAAATGAAAGTCATAATCTAGACGGTGAAAATTTGCAGAATAATGGTGATAAAGCTGTTTCGAATAGTGTATTACCCTCTTCCGAGGGTATCCGGACCAAGATTTTATCCAAGTCAGGATTTTCTGAGTATATTGTGAAAAGCACATTGAAAGGCAAAGGAGTCATATGCAAAACACAGTTACCCCGAATATCTGCTAGTGAGTCTCAAGGCCAGATTCATCGGCAGTGTCCTAATGCTTCTTCCACCATTGCAAGTGTGGATGCATTTGTGTCACCTTTTCAAGGTATCTCTGAAATGGGCTGCAGTGTTAATCCCAATGGCTATCAAGATGGAATCGGTTTAAGAGAACGGCTGAAAGCTGGGGTATATAAATTGAACAAAGATGAAGGCTTGTATATCTTCAAACAAGTTGTGGctttggtggattttgctcactCTCAAGGAATTATCGTACAAGACTTGCGTCCATCTTGCTTTAAATTATTGCACTCAAACCAAGTTGTATATATTGGAGCATCTGTACGCACTCAGTTGACTGAAGGTGTTTCCCAGTCAGAGCATAATCAGAAAGAGAGAAGTTCAGCCGGGAAAACCATTTCTTCCTTGATCGATCCTTGTGTAAAGAAGCAAAAACTTAGTGAAGACACGCACCTGAAGAGGAAGTGGCCTCAATACCCCTTCAACTCAGGCCATAAATCTGCTGGCACAAACACTAAATTAAATGCTGCACAAGGGTATGGAGATGATTCAAATGAAAAGGATTGCCTCAAGACAGAACCGAACGCCCCGAGCAAATTTAGAAAGCCTCAACTATCCATTATGTCAAAACCATTGCTGACTTCCATGAGCCTTAAGCTGGAGGAGAAGTGGTACACCAGTCCTGAGCAGTTCAGTGGAGGTGGCCGCACATTTTCATCAAACATCTACTGCCTAGGGGTTCTTCTCTTTGAG TTGCTTAGCTCATTTGACTGTGAAAGGTCTCATGCTGCTGCAATGCTGGATCTTCGCCATAGGATTCTTCCCTCTTGTTTCCTATCAGAGCATCCCAAAGAAGCTGGATTTTGTCTTTGGCTGCTTCATCCAGAACCTTCAGCACGTCCATCAACAAG GGAAATCTTACAGTCTGAAGTTATTGCTGGGATTAAAGAGTTACCTGGAGATGTATCGCTGTCATCTATTCACGAAGAGGAATCTGAGTCGGAGTTATTATTGGACTTCCTCATGTCACTGAAAGATCAAAAGCAAAAAAATGTGACGAAGTTAGTGGAAGAACTCAAATGTATAGAAGCAGATGTCCAAGAGGTTCAGAGGCGGCAAAGAAGCAAAGCCTCTTGTCCGCCTTCACACCAGGAATTTCTTGTTTCATGGGAGAACAGGTTTATTCAGAAAGGAGCATCAAGTTCAGATGTGTATCCGAAGCTTCCGCCTATATGTGAGGATGAAACTAGATTGATCAAGAATATCAGGCAGCTTGAGAGTGCTTACTTCTCCATGAGATCCAATATTCAGCCTTCTGATGATGTTGccatggtccgtagaactgaagAAATTTTTAACAATCAGGAGAACTTTGTTTTGACAGGAAACAATAAAGAGAAGTATAGACCCACAGATCGGGTTGGGGAATTTTTTGATGGCTTCTGCAAGTATGGTCGGTATAGCAAGTTCAGAGTAAGGGGAATGTTAAGAAATGCAGATCTGAATAATTCTGCAAATGTCATTTGTTCTCTAAGCTTTGACAGGGATGAGGAATATTTAGCTGCTGGCGGGGTGTCGAAGAAAATTAAAGTATTTGAGTATCAGGCCCTCTTTAATGATTCTGTTGACATTCATTACCCAATTATCGAGATGCCAAACAAATCTAAGCTCAGCTGTATTTGCTGGAACAACTATATCAGGAACTATCTAGCTGCCACTGACTATGATGGTGCGGTTAAG TTATGGGATGTGTCTACCGGTCAAGCTTTTTCGCATTTGACTGAGCATAATGAAAGGGCATGGTCTGTAGATTTTTCTCGCGTGGATCCCACAAAGTTAGTCAGTGGAAGTGACGATCATTTGGTGAAACTTTGGAGCATCAACGAG AAGAACAGTGTGTGCACGATCAGAAATAAAGCAAATGTTTGCTGTGTTCAGTTTTCCCCTGACTCCAGTCATTTTCTGGCTTATAGCTCTGCTGATTACAAGACTTACTGCTATGATCTTCGTAATACCTCAGTTCCTTGGTGTATATTAGCTGGCCATGAGAAAGCTGTTAGTTATGCAAAATTTTTGGATGCTGAAACCCTCATTTCTGCATCCACTGACAACAGTCTGAAGATATGGGATCTCAATAAAACCAACTCAAGTGGCTATTCGGCCGATTCTTGTGTCTTAACCCTGAAAGGGCACACCAACGAGAAG AATTTTGTGGGATTATCTGTGAACAATGGATACATAACCTGCGGGTCAGAAACAAATGAG GTCTTTACTTATTACAAATCTCTGCCTATGCCTATTACTTCTCACCAATTTGGCTCTATTGATCCAATCTCTGGTAAAGAGACTGATGACGACAATGGACAATTTGTTTCAAGCGTTTGCTGGAGACAAAAGTCAAACACTGTTCTTGCTGCCAATTCCAGTGGCTGCATAAAACTACTTGAGATGGTTTAG
- the LOC132634818 gene encoding protein SPA1-RELATED 2 isoform X2, producing MDEAIDEAIGDEVNGLDAIDVRQLRGKESDYTLRSGNSNMLQSHEVVTLGEGDHYQSTPNLFTDTLDGKNLDRIGSSEHASASPRCMNDTGVMVEELTLRNYNGKNLAVVGTLGNKETMQITPNQWFYHLAGGSACASSHGEAAYRDRCRTSSGLWEEEGDTLFTGLLNQNQKTLNESHNLDGENLQNNGDKAVSNSVLPSSEGIRTKILSKSGFSEYIVKSTLKGKGVICKTQLPRISASESQGQIHRQCPNASSTIASVDAFVSPFQGISEMGCSVNPNGYQDGIGLRERLKAGVYKLNKDEGLYIFKQVVALVDFAHSQGIIVQDLRPSCFKLLHSNQVVYIGASVRTQLTEGVSQSEHNQKERSSAGKTISSLIDPCVKKQKLSEDTHLKRKWPQYPFNSGHKSAGTNTKLNAAQGYGDDSNEKDCLKTEPNAPSKFRKPQLSIMSKPLLTSMSLKLEEKWYTSPEQFSGGGRTFSSNIYCLGVLLFELLSSFDCERSHAAAMLDLRHRILPSCFLSEHPKEAGFCLWLLHPEPSARPSTREILQSEVIAGIKELPGDVSLSSIHEEESESELLLDFLMSLKDQKQKNVTKLVEELKCIEADVQEVQRRQRSKASCPPSHQEFLVSWENRFIQKGASSSDVYPKLPPICEDETRLIKNIRQLESAYFSMRSNIQPSDDVAMVRRTEEIFNNQENFVLTGNNKEKYRPTDRVGEFFDGFCKYGRYSKFRVRGMLRNADLNNSANVICSLSFDRDEEYLAAGGVSKKIKVFEYQALFNDSVDIHYPIIEMPNKSKLSCICWNNYIRNYLAATDYDGAVKKNSVCTIRNKANVCCVQFSPDSSHFLAYSSADYKTYCYDLRNTSVPWCILAGHEKAVSYAKFLDAETLISASTDNSLKIWDLNKTNSSGYSADSCVLTLKGHTNEKNFVGLSVNNGYITCGSETNEVFTYYKSLPMPITSHQFGSIDPISGKETDDDNGQFVSSVCWRQKSNTVLAANSSGCIKLLEMV from the exons ATGGATGAAGCTATTGATGAAGCTATTGGTGATGAGGTGAATGGACTGGATGCCATTGATGTTAGACAACTTCGAGGTAAGGAGAGTGACTATACTTTGAGGTCTGGGAACTCCAATATGCTGCAATCACATGAAGTGGTCACACTTGGTGAGGGTGATCACTACCAAAGTACTCCCAATTTGTTTACAGATACTCTCGACGGAAAGAATCTGGACAGGATTGGATCTTCAGAACATGCAAGTGCTAGTCCCCGTTGTATGAATGATACTGGAGTCATGGTTGAAGAATTGACGCTGAGAAACTACAATGGGAAAAACTTGGCTGTAGTTGGTACCTTGGGTAATAAGGAAACAATGCAGATTACGCCAAACCAGTGGTTTTATCATCTAGCAGGTGGATCTGCATGTGCAAGCTCACATGGGGAAGCTGCCTATAGAGACAGATGTAGGACATCATCAGGTCTCTGGGAGGAAGAGGGAGATACATTGTTTACCGGACTTCTGAATCAGAATCAGAAAACATTAAATGAAAGTCATAATCTAGACGGTGAAAATTTGCAGAATAATGGTGATAAAGCTGTTTCGAATAGTGTATTACCCTCTTCCGAGGGTATCCGGACCAAGATTTTATCCAAGTCAGGATTTTCTGAGTATATTGTGAAAAGCACATTGAAAGGCAAAGGAGTCATATGCAAAACACAGTTACCCCGAATATCTGCTAGTGAGTCTCAAGGCCAGATTCATCGGCAGTGTCCTAATGCTTCTTCCACCATTGCAAGTGTGGATGCATTTGTGTCACCTTTTCAAGGTATCTCTGAAATGGGCTGCAGTGTTAATCCCAATGGCTATCAAGATGGAATCGGTTTAAGAGAACGGCTGAAAGCTGGGGTATATAAATTGAACAAAGATGAAGGCTTGTATATCTTCAAACAAGTTGTGGctttggtggattttgctcactCTCAAGGAATTATCGTACAAGACTTGCGTCCATCTTGCTTTAAATTATTGCACTCAAACCAAGTTGTATATATTGGAGCATCTGTACGCACTCAGTTGACTGAAGGTGTTTCCCAGTCAGAGCATAATCAGAAAGAGAGAAGTTCAGCCGGGAAAACCATTTCTTCCTTGATCGATCCTTGTGTAAAGAAGCAAAAACTTAGTGAAGACACGCACCTGAAGAGGAAGTGGCCTCAATACCCCTTCAACTCAGGCCATAAATCTGCTGGCACAAACACTAAATTAAATGCTGCACAAGGGTATGGAGATGATTCAAATGAAAAGGATTGCCTCAAGACAGAACCGAACGCCCCGAGCAAATTTAGAAAGCCTCAACTATCCATTATGTCAAAACCATTGCTGACTTCCATGAGCCTTAAGCTGGAGGAGAAGTGGTACACCAGTCCTGAGCAGTTCAGTGGAGGTGGCCGCACATTTTCATCAAACATCTACTGCCTAGGGGTTCTTCTCTTTGAG TTGCTTAGCTCATTTGACTGTGAAAGGTCTCATGCTGCTGCAATGCTGGATCTTCGCCATAGGATTCTTCCCTCTTGTTTCCTATCAGAGCATCCCAAAGAAGCTGGATTTTGTCTTTGGCTGCTTCATCCAGAACCTTCAGCACGTCCATCAACAAG GGAAATCTTACAGTCTGAAGTTATTGCTGGGATTAAAGAGTTACCTGGAGATGTATCGCTGTCATCTATTCACGAAGAGGAATCTGAGTCGGAGTTATTATTGGACTTCCTCATGTCACTGAAAGATCAAAAGCAAAAAAATGTGACGAAGTTAGTGGAAGAACTCAAATGTATAGAAGCAGATGTCCAAGAGGTTCAGAGGCGGCAAAGAAGCAAAGCCTCTTGTCCGCCTTCACACCAGGAATTTCTTGTTTCATGGGAGAACAGGTTTATTCAGAAAGGAGCATCAAGTTCAGATGTGTATCCGAAGCTTCCGCCTATATGTGAGGATGAAACTAGATTGATCAAGAATATCAGGCAGCTTGAGAGTGCTTACTTCTCCATGAGATCCAATATTCAGCCTTCTGATGATGTTGccatggtccgtagaactgaagAAATTTTTAACAATCAGGAGAACTTTGTTTTGACAGGAAACAATAAAGAGAAGTATAGACCCACAGATCGGGTTGGGGAATTTTTTGATGGCTTCTGCAAGTATGGTCGGTATAGCAAGTTCAGAGTAAGGGGAATGTTAAGAAATGCAGATCTGAATAATTCTGCAAATGTCATTTGTTCTCTAAGCTTTGACAGGGATGAGGAATATTTAGCTGCTGGCGGGGTGTCGAAGAAAATTAAAGTATTTGAGTATCAGGCCCTCTTTAATGATTCTGTTGACATTCATTACCCAATTATCGAGATGCCAAACAAATCTAAGCTCAGCTGTATTTGCTGGAACAACTATATCAGGAACTATCTAGCTGCCACTGACTATGATGGTGCGGTTAAG AAGAACAGTGTGTGCACGATCAGAAATAAAGCAAATGTTTGCTGTGTTCAGTTTTCCCCTGACTCCAGTCATTTTCTGGCTTATAGCTCTGCTGATTACAAGACTTACTGCTATGATCTTCGTAATACCTCAGTTCCTTGGTGTATATTAGCTGGCCATGAGAAAGCTGTTAGTTATGCAAAATTTTTGGATGCTGAAACCCTCATTTCTGCATCCACTGACAACAGTCTGAAGATATGGGATCTCAATAAAACCAACTCAAGTGGCTATTCGGCCGATTCTTGTGTCTTAACCCTGAAAGGGCACACCAACGAGAAG AATTTTGTGGGATTATCTGTGAACAATGGATACATAACCTGCGGGTCAGAAACAAATGAG GTCTTTACTTATTACAAATCTCTGCCTATGCCTATTACTTCTCACCAATTTGGCTCTATTGATCCAATCTCTGGTAAAGAGACTGATGACGACAATGGACAATTTGTTTCAAGCGTTTGCTGGAGACAAAAGTCAAACACTGTTCTTGCTGCCAATTCCAGTGGCTGCATAAAACTACTTGAGATGGTTTAG
- the LOC132634819 gene encoding receptor-like kinase LIP1, giving the protein MDQFRQIGEVVGSLKALMVLKHDIQINQKQCCLLFDMYVQAFNTISEGIKHNLRLNERNNKWQALAYPMRELHRIFKEGEMYIRSCMDVKDLWGKAISLHLNKDCVEFHVHNLLCCFPVVIEAIETAAEISGFDEEDMQKRRTALAKKYEGEVMCDPRFFQWMFGKQYLVTREICSELESCWKEDKWYLLEMIRQNLAIKEHRLAEILLKKLNGSEEFKQIMLLPSLILVGASDYHVKRRLGSRGGHVKEINWLGESFALRNFFGELNEPLLDELFLLFSLSHPNVLQYHCGFYDEEKKEGYLVMELMNKSLAAYIKEHSSQRKKGPFSVQVAVDIMLQIARGMEYLHSKKIYHGELNPSNVLLKPRNSSAESSYFHAKVKGIGSTSIKSNHNADESFIWYAPEVLTEKEKPESICAHKYTEKADVYSYGMICFQLLTGKAPFDEHLQGEKMARNIRTGERPLFPYPSPKYLANLTRKCWQTNPNLRPSFSSLCRILHYIKKILVINPEHGQPECPPPLVDYCEIEAGYSKKFSGEDSSGLAPVSQIPFQMFAYRLVENEKISGNSKDKHWDSSHYGFSGSMQSDDERMAAIDDLFFDPSDRRSVCSEIIERKDSRFWDQRSAISETPLRKDFSFDQMSVGSESPKEKFPAANEKTIYADIPESKIILTPGKTFSSIRKNQKLKFLENQENVTMSPKTDDKKPSSSVEAEKKMASPGNSDEKNSSGDQILISSATLEEKNSSDNQKLKDSESPEKKQSSTSNVKSIRGDSTQRKALSRRTKSKNPDKKVLSSPEANENSISSENPEITASKPSNSKVLVKRTPLHKKLQDKESSTTPEKLTDPSPRSSPARVKRVQSSTMSSPTRTPKPFTVPRSPAITSNGNLYQSPSASPLNPCARCANRDVYLPSGMSPHRPRKPHSISNSQCVHNS; this is encoded by the exons ATGGATCAATTCAGGCAGATTGGTGAGGTAGTTGGGAGCTTAAAGGCTCTAATGGTATTGAAACATGACATTCAAATAAACCAGAAGCAATGTTGTCTTCTATTTGACATGTATGTACAGGCCTTCAACACGATTTCCGAGGGGATCAAGCATAATTTAAGGTTAAATGAGAGAAATAACAAGTGGCAAGCACTTGCATATCCAATGAGAGAGCTTCATAGGATCTTTAAAGAAGGTGAAATGTACATAAGAAGTTGTATGGATGTGAAAGATTTGTGGGGTAAAGCCATAAGTTTACATCTCAATAAAGATTGTGTTGAGTTTCATGTTCATAATTTACTATGTTGTTTCCCTGTTGTGATTGAGGCTATTGAGACAGCTGCAGAAATCTCAGGATTCGACGAGGAAGATATGCAGAAACGGAGAACAGCACTAGCGAAAAAATACGAGGGAGAAGTAATGTGTGATCCAAGATTTTTTCAGTGGATGTTTGGGAAACAATATTTAGTCACTAGAGAGATATGTAGTGAATTGGAGAGTTGTTGGAAAGAAGATAAATGGTATCTTCTTGAAATGATAAGGCAAAATTTGGCGATAAAAGAGCATAGGCTAGCTGAGATATTGCTCAAGAAACTAAATGGATCAGAAGAATTCAAGCAAATAATGCTCTTGCCTAGTTTAATCTTGGTTGGAGCGAGCGATTATCATGTGAAGAGACGTTTAGGATCGCGTGGAGGACATGTTAAGGAGATAAATTGGTTAGGAGAAAGTTTCGCGTTAAGGAACTTCTTTGGTGAGCTAAATGAACCGTTACTTGATGAACTCTTTTTATTGTTTTCGCTGTCTCACCCGAACGTTTTACAATATCATTGTGGTTTTTACgatgaagaaaagaaagaagggtacCTTGTTATGGAGCTAATGAATAAAAGTTTAGCCGCTTACATAAAAGAACATTCGAGTCAGAGGAAGAAAGGACCGTTTTCTGTCCAAGTAGCTGTTGATATTATGCTTCAAATTGCTCGAGGGATGGAGTATTTGCACTCGAAAAAGATCTATCACGGAGAGTTGAATCCATCTAACGTGCTCCTTAAACCAAGAAATTCCTCCGCGGAGAGTAGTTATTTTCATGCGAAGGTTAAAGGAATTGGTTCAACATCTATTAAGAGTAATCACAATGCTGATGAGTCTTTTATATGGTATGCACCAGAAGTTCTTACTGAAAAGGAAAAACCGGAAAGTATATGTGCCCACAAGTACACAGAGAAAGCTGATGTTTATAGTTATGGAATGATATGTTTTCAACTTTTAACGGGGAAAGCTCCGTTTGATGAACATCTCCAAGGGGAGAAAATGGCGCGAAATATTAGAACAGGGGAGAGGCCTCTTTTCCCATATCCTTCACCTAAATATCTTGCGAACTTGACAAGAAAATGCTGGCAAACGAATCCAAATCTTCGTCCAAGTTTCTCTTCTTTGTGTAGGATTTTGCATTATATCAAGAAAATACTTGTTATAAATCCGGAACATGGACAACCTGAATGTCCTCCTCCACTCGTAGATTATTGTGAAATCGAGGCTGGCTACTCGAAGAAATTTTCAGGAGAGGATAGTAGTGGTTTGGCCCCGGTATCACAAATTCCTTTCCAGATGTTTGCTTACAGACTTGTTGAGAATGAAAAAATTTCAGGGAACTCGAAAGACAAGCATTGGGATTCATCACATTATGGTTTTTCGGGATCAATGCAGAGCGATGATGAGCGTATGGCTGCAATAGATGATCTTTTCTTCGATCCAAGTGATCGAAGGTCTGTTTGTTCAGAGATAATAGAGAGGAAAGATTCAAGATTCTGGGATCAGAGGTCAGCTATATCTGAGACACCACTTAGAAAAGATTTTTCATTCGATCAAATGTCAGTTGGTTCTGAGAGTCCAAAAGAGAAATTTCCAGCAGCAAATGAAAAGACAATTTATGCTGATATTCCAGAAAGTAAAATAATACTGACACCAGGGAAGACCTTTTCATCAATAAGAAAGAACCAAAAGCTGAAATTTTTGGAAAACCAGGAGAACGTAACGATGTCTCCGAAAACGGATGACAAAAAACCTTCATCGAGTGTAGAAGCTGAGAAGAAAATGGCGTCTCCTGGGAATTCAGACGAAAAAAATTCATCAGGTGATCAGATATTAATAAGTTCTGCAACTTTAGAGGAGAAAAACTCATCTGATAACCAAAAACTTAAAGATTCTGAAAGTCCAGAAAAGAAGCAATCATCAACTTCCAATGTCAAGTCCATTCGTGGTGATTCTACGCAAAGGAAAGCTCTGTCAAGAAGAACAAAATCCAAGAATCCAGATAAGAAAGTTCTATCGAGCCCGGAAGCCAATGAAAACTCGATATCATCTGAGAATCCTGAGATAACTGCATCAAAACCAAGCAATTCAAAGGTATTGGTAAAGAGAACTCCATTACACAAAAAACTACAGGACAAAGAGAGTAGTACAACACCAG AGAAACTGACAGACCCATCGCCAAGATCTTCACCAGCTAGAGTTAAGAGAGTACAGTCATCAACAATGTCATCTCCAACACGAACACCAAAACCTTTTACAGTTCCAAGATCACCTGCAATCACCTCAAATGGAAATCTCTATCAGTCCCCGAGTGCATCGCCATTAAATCCATGTGCTCGCTGTGCAAACCGAGATGTCTACTTGCCCTCGGGTATGAGCCCACATAGACCAAGGAAACCGCATAGCATTAGCAATAGCCAATGTGTGCACAACAGTTAA